The DNA sequence CTGTTCGCCCATTAAAGCGGTACGCGAGCTGGGTTCAGAACGTCGTGAGACAGTTCGGTCCCTATCCGTCGCGGGCGTTGGAAATTTGAGAGGAGCTGTCCTTAGTACGAGAGGACCGGGATGGACACACCGCTGGTGTACCAGTTGTTCTGCCAAGAGCATCGCTGGGTAGCTATGTGTGGACGGGATAAACGCTGAAAGCATCTAAGCGTGAAGCCCCCCTCAAGATGAGATTTCCCATCACTTTAAGTGAGTAAGACCCCTGAGAGATGATCAGGTAGATAGGTTGGGAGTGGAAGTACAGCGATGTATGGAGCGGACCAATACTAATCGGTCGAGGACTTAACCAATTTTTAAAAAGAAGAAAACTCAAGCGGTGTTTTCGGGTTCCCTTTAATTTTGTAGATTCAGTTTTGAGAGAACAACGTTCTCTTGAAAAATGTGCGGTGACGATGGCAAGAAGGTCACACCTGTTCCCATCTCGAACACAGAAGTTAAGCTTCTTAGCGCCGATTGTAGTGAAGGGTTTCCCTTTGTGAGACTAGGACGTTGCCGCGCATTTATATCATGGAGGTTTAGCTCAGCTGGGAGAGCGTCTGCCTTACAAGCAGGATGTCGGCGGTTCGATCCCGTCAACCTCCATCCATGAGTTATTAGCTCAGTTGGTAGAGCATCTGACTTTTAATCAGAGGGTCGCAGGTTCGAGCCCTGCATAACTCATTCATCATTTTTGCGATAATGGTGGAACAATTGAATATAATGAGACGCCGGCTTAGCTCAGTTGGTAGAGCATCTGATTTGTAATCAGAGGGTCGAGGGTTCAAATCCTTTAGCCGGCATCCAAAAACGCGGAAGTAGTTCAGTGGTAGAACATCACCTTGCCAAGGTGGGGGTCGCGGGTTCGAACCCCGTCTTCCGCTTTTTTTTATTTGAATGAAGTTTATCGGCATTCATGAAGCACCCATAGCTCAATTGGATAGAGTACTTGACTACGAATCAAGCGGTTACAGGTTCGACTCCTGTTGGGTGCATTTTTTAAATAATCATTACCGGGAAGTAGCTCAGCTTGGTAGAGCACTTGGTTTGGGACCAAGGGGTCGCAGGTTCGAATCCTGTCTTCCCGATAAATAAAAATAGACGCAGAAATCATTCCGATGGTTTCTGCGTCTATTTTGTTTCTCGGGATATATTGCCGTTTTTTCCCTTTAAGTATATAATGAGAAACATTCCAAATAATCCTGTTGGAAATGTTGGAGGAATACGCTGTCGTAGAGGGATTGGAGAGCAGTCTGGATGGATTATCAGCCTTCTTGACAACTTTACTGAAAACACCCTCGGATAGCCCTTTCTATTTGACAGTTATGTAGGAATAGCATAATATAAATATATAATAGTCAAAATTAGTCAGGGGAAGGGAGGCGTCCATTCCATGCATGGTCAGAACATGTCAGATATCATCGAAGCGTATATCAAAAAGATTCTGAATGCAGAAGAGCAGATTGAAATCAGACGGAATGAAATGGCAGATCGTTTCAATTGTGTACCTTCACAGATCAACTATGTCATCAATACCCGGTTTACGGAACAGCAAGGCTACTCGGTCGAAAGCAAACGCGGCGGGGGCGGCTATATACGCATCATGAAGGTGAAGATCCTGGATCAAGCGGAATTGTTGGATAAGCTGATCGCTATAGTAGGCGAAAGCATCACCCAGAAAGATGCGTTTGCGGTAACCCAAAATCTGTACAGTCGCGGTATCATAACGAAACGCGAAGGAAACCTGATGTTGTCGGTATTGGATAAGTCACTTGCCCCATACACAGGCGAATACGAAGAAAGAATACGAGCCTTGCTGTTGAGGAATTTCTTGAACAGCTTACGCTTTGAATAGATGAAAGCCCGTAGAGGAGGCGTTAAAAATGGATGAATTATTTACAGAAAAAGCCAGCCAAGTATTGTTGTTGGCAACAGAAGAAGCGCACAAATTTAAGCATCAATCCATCGGAACGGAGCACATGCTTCTCGGACTAGTCAGAGAACAAGAAGGCATTGCCGGAAAAGTGTTGCGTGGCTACGATATTGATGAGGAAGGAGTCCGCGAAGAGATTGTTCATCTGACCGGTTTCGGTCAAATGAATACGGAGGACTTCAATGCGCCGTTGCCATTTTCTCCTCGGGCAAAAAAAGTCATTATGTATGCGACAAACGAAGCGCACAAATTGGGGGTTCCCTTGGTTGGGACCGAACACCTTTTGTTGGGCTTATTGAAAGAAGAAATTCTGGCAGTCAAAATCATCAAAAATCTGCAGATCGATCCGAATTTGCTGCGCAAGTCGCTCTATGAGAAACTCGGCATCAAACAACCGGCCAAACCAGATATGCGCTCCGCCAATAAGAAGAATGATAAAGTGGAAGAAGGAACACCGACTTTGGATTCCTTGGCCCGCAACCTGACTGACTTGGCGCGTGAAAACCGGATGGATCCGATCGTCGGCCGCGACAAGGAAGTCCGGCGCATCATGCAGATCGTTTCCCGCAGAACGAAAAACAATCCAGTATTGGTGGGGGAACCCGGTGTTGGTAAGACCGCCATCGTGGAAGGTTTGGCACAGAAAATCGTAGCCGGTGATGTTCCGGATACGTTAGCGAACAAACGCATCATGATGTTGGATATGGGTTCGCTAGTGGCCGGTACGAAATACCGCGGCGAATTCGAGGAAAGAATGAAGAAGATCATCGACGAAATCTACAATGACGGCAATGTCATCCTTTTCATCGATGAGTTGCACACTTTGATCGGTGCAGGCGGAGCGGAAGGGGCAATCGATGCCTCCAATA is a window from the uncultured Trichococcus sp. genome containing:
- a CDS encoding CtsR family transcriptional regulator, which gives rise to MHGQNMSDIIEAYIKKILNAEEQIEIRRNEMADRFNCVPSQINYVINTRFTEQQGYSVESKRGGGGYIRIMKVKILDQAELLDKLIAIVGESITQKDAFAVTQNLYSRGIITKREGNLMLSVLDKSLAPYTGEYEERIRALLLRNFLNSLRFE